DNA from Rubripirellula lacrimiformis:
AAAACTTTCGCAAACGAATGCGTCGTGACTTCGAAGACCAGGTGAAGTACGCCGCCGTGCCATTGGTCAACGATATCCTTCAGGTTCGCGACAACCTGCACCGTGCGATCGATTCAGCCGGCGATGGCACCGATGTGGCTGGGCTAAGAGACGGTGTGGCGATCGTTGCCAAGCAACTGGATGACATGATGGCCAAACACTCGATTCGCGAAATCCCTGCCGAGGGCGAGTTGTTTGACCCGAACTTTCATGAAGCGATCTCGCAGATGCCTTCCGACAAACCGGCTGGCATCGTCGCGCATGTCGCAGCCACCGGATTCCAAATGCACGACCGCGTGATCCGCCCAAGCCAAGTGATCGTCAGCACTGGCCCTGCGGAATAGCAGTGCAATCGCCCGAGACCGAACACGGATGATCATCCCCCTGCCATGACCAGCGATCTTCCATCGTCTGGCAGGGGCGGAACCGAGCGAAACAGACGCGGCGGTTTCGAAGCAGCGTCGGCTACGCAGCGATGCCAACGCGGCGTCGTCTAGGCGACGCTTTCTAGGCGGCGCGGGCCAGTCGTTTGGCGACCTTTGCCGGCGGCTCT
Protein-coding regions in this window:
- a CDS encoding nucleotide exchange factor GrpE, whose product is MTNENQNQDSDEFDATDAAFDASGQQDDGEPSVQFTETRDDEMQRLREAADSADKRVLMAQAEAENFRKRMRRDFEDQVKYAAVPLVNDILQVRDNLHRAIDSAGDGTDVAGLRDGVAIVAKQLDDMMAKHSIREIPAEGELFDPNFHEAISQMPSDKPAGIVAHVAATGFQMHDRVIRPSQVIVSTGPAE